The nucleotide window GTCTCATGTACCAAACCGGAATTCGGTTCACATTCTCTTTTCGAGCTGCTTTTAAAAATAAGTCGTTTGTTATTTTTGTCATCAAGTCGCTTCCCTTCTTTGTTCATTTACACACAATAGGTAACAGAACAAGAAATAACTTCTCCAGATAAAAGGATACTAGAAATCTTGTATAAAACCAAACAAATTGCCTATTTTCTGTTTCAATTATCAAAAACGTGGAAAATTAAGGTGTAATCATTTATCGTATTCGATTAAAATGGAAAGAAGGACTTACTATGAAAAAAATATTTATTACAACTGGTACCGAGCACTACCTTCGCCAATTAATGGCTAATTACACTGGCGAAAATGTAACACTACTCCAAAATTTCTCTCAATCACTTTTATATCAAGAGTCTTCTGGTGAGAAACTTTTTCAAGAAGGCGCAGAATATCGGGTACTTCAAAGCAGTGGATCTTTAAAAGGCTTTGGAATCGTTGTTTTTGAATACATCCAACTTCGCGATGAAGAAATCCCTATCTTCTTACAAATGTATCAACGCGCGAGTCTTCATTTTGCAGAAACTCCTGGACTACAAAGTACAAAGCTTACAAAATCTATTAGTGCAAATAAATTTTTAATAATCTCTTTTTGGGATTCGGAAGTTTTCTTTCATGATTGGAAGAAAACACCATTACACAAAGAAATTATGAATATCATGAAGAAAAACAATACCCAAGTTGGATTTTCGCATGAAGATATTTATCATTATCCTGAATTTTCCCATGATGCAAAATAGGAAAAAGCGATTTGGACTTGAACCGACCTCCAAAAGTTAGATTTTTGGTCTAACTTTTTGGGATCACTACAACTTTCTCATCCAAATCGCTTTTTTTATTCGTACATTTTTCGCATTCGAACTGGAGCGTAAACAAAGGTAAAGATAACCACAAATACTAAATTTATTCCTAAAATAATCATCCCGTTAATCGTTCCATTTTGTGCAATCCCGATAATACTAAATAATAACGCCTGAGCAAGTAGTAAAATTCGTAAAAAGTGAATAAAACTACGGTGACGATACCGGTCATCAATTGGGTAAAGTCGAAGCATAATTTGCGAATCATAATGTTTTAGCATTGGGATAAATTGGAAACCAGTTAAATAGAGAAATAGTAAAGAAAAAACAATATTTAAGTAAAAACCTTGCACAAATACAAGTAGAATCACTGCGATAACGGTTAGTCTAACATATAAACCACTATATTCATTTGTCCTTACAAAAGTCCGACTAAATAAATACGCAAACGTTTTTCTTTTTGCATAAGGAATTGGTTGGTAAAGGAAGTCTAAATAACTTCGTCTGCGTACAGTCCCTCGTAAATGGGGAACATCGGTAAAAAGATTCACTAAACGGTAAAAGCGATTCATCCTAGCTTCTTCTTTATCTACTAAGTATTCCCATCTAAGCGTAACTTTTGCAACTTTCTTCGTCATCCAGTAATAACTAGCAAGTAGCACAATAATAGTTACCGGGATAGAAATGTATAGTGCGGCAATCAAAGAAATATAAATTAAAATAGCATTTAATATAACCCGAACGAACATCCAAGTCGTATCAGCATCTTCGAGTTTCATGCTTTCCCACCCAAAGTAAATGTTCCAAGCTTTTAGCAAAGCAAGTACAATAAACAATGTAAAAAAGCGGCTATAAGGCATACCGGTTACTTCAACATACATCGGCATACAAACTCCTAGAACAATCACAAAAACATAAAGTTGCATAAAGAAACTGGCTATTTTTGCTTGGGAGAAATAGCTATCCATCGCTTTTTCTTGCACGATTAAATAAACAATATCTGGCTTTTGGAGAAGCGTGGCTACTGGGCTTATCGCAATCGAAGCTGTAAGTAGAATAACCATTAGTGGAATAACTGGAAAAGTTGGCTCTAGCGTTTTAACCCAACCAGCATAATAGAAAATACCAGCTCCAAGTCCAATCACCAGCACGAAAAGCAAATGATCATTAAACATATAACGAAGATAGCGCATTACTTCTGTTGTGTAAGCACTAAATCGTTCCTTCCAAAGCGCTTTGCTGTCAAATATCATCTTCATCAGCTTCCTCTTCCTTTGTCAACTGAATGTATATTTCGTCAAGGGAAGCTCCTGGCATTTGGAAGTTAGTCTGTAAATCTTTCAGTGTTCCTTCCGCGCGAATTTCACCTTGATGAATGATAATGAATGTATCACAATATTTCTCAGCTGTAGCTAGAATATGCGTCGACATTAAAATACTCGCACCTTCCGCACGCATTTCATCCATCCAATTTAGTAATGACTGGATTCCAAGTGGGTCAAGACCAACAAAAGGTTCATCAATAATATATAGTTTAGGCTCAATTAAAAAAGCGGACATGATCATGACTTTTTGCTTCATACCTTTAGAAAAATGTGCTGGAAACCAATTAAGCTTTTTTTCTAATCGGAATTCTTTTAAGAGTGGTGTCATTCTTTCATGCAATTCTTCTTCTGACAAACCGTATGCCATACCTGTCAATTCTAGATGCTCTTTCAATGTTAACTCTTCATATAGTACAGGTGTTTCTGGAATATACGAAAATTGTTTTCGATATATTTCTGTATCTTCCACTAGCTGGTGCCCATTGATTTTAATCGTTCCTTTTTTAGGATGCATTAAACCAGTTATATGTTTAATAGTTGTGCTCTTACCTGCCCCGTTTAAACCTATTAATCCCACAATTTGTTTTTCTTCAATAGC belongs to Listeria ivanovii subsp. ivanovii and includes:
- a CDS encoding antibiotic biosynthesis monooxygenase family protein, whose product is MKKIFITTGTEHYLRQLMANYTGENVTLLQNFSQSLLYQESSGEKLFQEGAEYRVLQSSGSLKGFGIVVFEYIQLRDEEIPIFLQMYQRASLHFAETPGLQSTKLTKSISANKFLIISFWDSEVFFHDWKKTPLHKEIMNIMKKNNTQVGFSHEDIYHYPEFSHDAK
- a CDS encoding ABC transporter permease, which encodes MKMIFDSKALWKERFSAYTTEVMRYLRYMFNDHLLFVLVIGLGAGIFYYAGWVKTLEPTFPVIPLMVILLTASIAISPVATLLQKPDIVYLIVQEKAMDSYFSQAKIASFFMQLYVFVIVLGVCMPMYVEVTGMPYSRFFTLFIVLALLKAWNIYFGWESMKLEDADTTWMFVRVILNAILIYISLIAALYISIPVTIIVLLASYYWMTKKVAKVTLRWEYLVDKEEARMNRFYRLVNLFTDVPHLRGTVRRRSYLDFLYQPIPYAKRKTFAYLFSRTFVRTNEYSGLYVRLTVIAVILLVFVQGFYLNIVFSLLFLYLTGFQFIPMLKHYDSQIMLRLYPIDDRYRHRSFIHFLRILLLAQALLFSIIGIAQNGTINGMIILGINLVFVVIFTFVYAPVRMRKMYE
- a CDS encoding ABC transporter ATP-binding protein, with product MALLEVENLTGGYTKRPVLKDISFAIEEKQIVGLIGLNGAGKSTTIKHITGLMHPKKGTIKINGHQLVEDTEIYRKQFSYIPETPVLYEELTLKEHLELTGMAYGLSEEELHERMTPLLKEFRLEKKLNWFPAHFSKGMKQKVMIMSAFLIEPKLYIIDEPFVGLDPLGIQSLLNWMDEMRAEGASILMSTHILATAEKYCDTFIIIHQGEIRAEGTLKDLQTNFQMPGASLDEIYIQLTKEEEADEDDI